A part of Candidatus Thorarchaeota archaeon genomic DNA contains:
- a CDS encoding class I SAM-dependent methyltransferase, with the protein INLFNWDDTLGLELYERLRMSAFRFSHALSRRGRLLDVGSGNGIGTASIWGHYYRRNAFGPDSPMRIYGLEPDDGLRTIASEEFAVIASRVMKTERSALESAKEYYPQFIAGYAENIPFEDGFFDMVYTSQVLHWCDGERATKEMMRVLKPGGILFGTESFYPTMDEYLELYSLLNQGAGGAIRKEDFVKWAREAGATKVGFATPAVAFKVTKGPVT; encoded by the coding sequence GTATTAACCTGTTCAACTGGGATGACACGCTGGGCTTGGAACTCTATGAACGACTCCGTATGTCTGCCTTCAGATTCTCACACGCCCTGAGCAGACGCGGCAGACTCCTTGATGTGGGGTCGGGCAATGGAATCGGTACCGCATCGATATGGGGTCACTACTACAGAAGGAATGCATTTGGTCCCGACTCGCCAATGAGAATCTACGGTCTTGAACCCGATGATGGTCTGCGAACGATAGCGAGTGAAGAGTTTGCCGTGATTGCATCAAGGGTGATGAAGACTGAACGGAGCGCACTGGAGAGTGCGAAGGAGTACTATCCTCAGTTCATTGCAGGGTATGCCGAGAACATACCCTTCGAGGATGGCTTCTTCGACATGGTGTACACTTCACAGGTCCTGCACTGGTGCGATGGAGAGCGAGCCACCAAAGAAATGATGCGTGTGTTGAAGCCGGGCGGTATCCTCTTTGGTACTGAGTCATTCTATCCCACAATGGACGAGTATCTGGAACTGTACTCCCTCCTGAATCAAGGGGCCGGAGGCGCCATAAGAAAGGAGGACTTTGTAAAGTGGGCTCGTGAGGCAGGGGCTACCAAGGTGGGATTCGCAACTCCCGCCGTTGCCTTCAAGGTCACAAAGGGACCGGTCACCTGA